The following are encoded in a window of Bacillus sp. es.036 genomic DNA:
- a CDS encoding threonine/serine exporter family protein, whose amino-acid sequence MTFVAQIVTSFVASAAFGLLFNAPKSSLIKGGFVGMCGWMIYYVMEALGIDVVVATVTASFFIAVISQVFAKMYRTPVIIFSVAGIIPLVPGGLAYDAMRNFVQNDYNNAINLAAKAFMISGSIAVGLVFSEVINQIIRHSTLTRRQKQ is encoded by the coding sequence ATGACATTTGTTGCTCAGATTGTAACGAGCTTTGTGGCAAGCGCAGCTTTTGGCTTGTTGTTTAATGCACCGAAATCCTCCCTAATAAAAGGTGGGTTTGTCGGCATGTGCGGTTGGATGATTTATTATGTTATGGAAGCGTTAGGAATCGATGTAGTCGTTGCAACGGTGACCGCTTCTTTCTTTATTGCTGTGATTAGTCAGGTTTTTGCAAAAATGTACCGGACGCCCGTTATTATTTTTAGCGTAGCGGGAATTATTCCGCTTGTTCCTGGTGGATTAGCGTATGATGCGATGCGGAATTTTGTCCAAAATGACTATAACAATGCCATTAACCTCGCAGCAAAAGCTTTTATGATTTCAGGTTCGATTGCAGTCGGATTAGTATTCTCAGAAGTGATTAACCAGATCATCCGTCATTCGACACTTACAAGACGTCAAAAGCAGTGA
- a CDS encoding AI-2E family transporter: MWIKHDFFKYITGIILLLICFFFLTELGLVKPVKTIIGTLFYPVLIAGFLYYAIKPIVKLMKKIPYVSDLAAILVVFLAIAGILYTGFTFLANPIQSQVSEFSKELPEKLKESAKDAEKMMENKDMGMFSVENLQQKATGFLGNLTQNLGDHIMQVVSALTSATTVLVIVPFVLFYFLKDDHKLSPFLLKLIPNKHQGEGRKILHKIDETLSAYIIGQIIVAIVDGILMYVGYLIIGLPYALILGLFVMVTAVVPFFGPIIGVIPALVVALTQEPILALYVIIITIVVQQLEGNLVAPVVLGKRLNIHPLTIILLLIVAAALYGFIGMLIAIPLYSVIKVIVKNFYEFYRIRHRAELTE; encoded by the coding sequence ATGTGGATTAAACATGATTTTTTTAAGTATATTACAGGTATAATTCTATTATTAATTTGTTTCTTCTTTTTAACGGAGTTAGGTTTAGTAAAACCAGTAAAAACAATTATCGGTACACTTTTCTACCCCGTTCTTATTGCTGGCTTTTTATACTATGCGATTAAGCCAATTGTTAAGTTAATGAAGAAAATTCCCTATGTGTCGGATCTTGCGGCGATATTAGTCGTGTTTTTAGCGATTGCAGGTATCCTCTATACAGGTTTTACTTTTCTAGCAAATCCGATTCAAAGCCAGGTATCTGAGTTTTCAAAGGAATTACCTGAGAAGTTGAAGGAATCAGCAAAAGATGCAGAAAAGATGATGGAGAATAAGGATATGGGAATGTTTTCGGTAGAAAATCTCCAACAAAAAGCAACAGGCTTTTTAGGGAATTTAACACAAAATTTGGGTGATCATATAATGCAAGTTGTTAGTGCATTAACAAGTGCCACCACAGTTCTTGTCATTGTGCCTTTTGTTCTGTTTTATTTCCTTAAGGATGATCACAAATTAAGTCCTTTTCTGTTGAAGTTAATCCCTAATAAACATCAAGGGGAAGGGCGAAAGATTCTTCATAAGATAGATGAAACGCTATCTGCTTATATCATCGGGCAAATTATTGTAGCGATTGTAGACGGTATCTTAATGTATGTGGGCTATTTAATTATTGGCCTACCTTATGCATTAATATTAGGACTGTTTGTTATGGTCACAGCTGTGGTTCCATTCTTTGGACCTATCATTGGAGTTATCCCAGCACTTGTGGTGGCTTTAACTCAAGAACCTATTTTAGCGTTGTATGTGATTATTATTACAATAGTCGTTCAACAACTAGAAGGAAACCTGGTAGCCCCTGTAGTACTTGGCAAAAGGTTAAACATTCATCCTTTAACGATTATTTTACTACTCATTGTAGCAGCTGCTTTATATGGCTTTATTGGAATGCTGATTGCTATCCCACTTTATTCAGTTATTAAAGTCATTGTTAAGAATTTCTATGAATTCTATCGCATACGGCATCGAGCGGAATTAACTGAATAA
- a CDS encoding DoxX family protein, whose translation MKTYPHLGLLTIRLVVGVLFFVHGFLKFSGGIENTIAFFETIGIAGFLAYVVAVIEIAGGVLMILGIGTRFISVLFSMILIGALLTVKRSTGMLGGYELDIAFLAMSVSLFLSGGGPYSLSNCLIRSLPFNQESESKD comes from the coding sequence ATGAAAACCTATCCCCATCTCGGATTGTTAACAATTCGATTGGTCGTAGGTGTGCTTTTTTTTGTTCATGGGTTTTTAAAGTTTTCTGGAGGTATTGAAAACACAATAGCATTCTTTGAAACAATTGGGATTGCTGGTTTTCTAGCTTATGTTGTTGCTGTTATTGAGATAGCTGGAGGAGTTTTAATGATTCTTGGCATAGGAACACGTTTCATTAGCGTGTTATTTTCTATGATTCTAATCGGCGCGCTTCTTACAGTAAAAAGGTCAACAGGTATGCTTGGCGGCTATGAGTTAGATATCGCTTTTCTAGCGATGTCGGTCTCGCTTTTTTTAAGCGGAGGCGGGCCTTATAGCCTTTCCAACTGCTTGATCAGGTCGTTACCATTTAACCAGGAGTCGGAATCGAAGGATTAA
- a CDS encoding acyl-CoA thioesterase produces MKKTVSESRVYKSSRIFPPDLNSHGTLFGGKLLADMDMLASIAATRHSRLECVTVSMDTVEFLHPITEEDSIHYEAFVIWTGKSSMEVFVKVTAEHLLTGANRIAATCFISFVALLEGKPMQVPGIEPETEGERQLNVLAQKRAQKRLERKVTSKNLAEILTML; encoded by the coding sequence ATGAAAAAGACAGTAAGCGAATCAAGAGTCTATAAGAGCAGTCGTATTTTTCCACCGGACTTGAACAGTCACGGAACCTTATTTGGAGGGAAATTACTTGCGGACATGGATATGTTAGCATCAATCGCAGCAACAAGGCATTCTCGTCTAGAATGCGTCACGGTATCAATGGATACAGTTGAGTTTTTGCATCCTATTACCGAAGAAGATTCGATTCATTATGAAGCATTTGTCATTTGGACAGGAAAAAGTTCTATGGAAGTTTTTGTGAAAGTAACCGCTGAACATTTATTGACAGGTGCAAATCGTATAGCAGCTACGTGCTTTATTTCGTTTGTTGCTTTGCTTGAAGGAAAGCCGATGCAAGTCCCTGGAATCGAACCAGAAACAGAAGGGGAGAGGCAACTTAATGTGCTGGCGCAAAAACGAGCTCAAAAACGATTGGAACGTAAAGTAACAAGTAAGAACTTAGCGGAAATTTTAACCATGTTATAA
- a CDS encoding DsbA family protein: protein MAKPKKKLKRSARWFFLIVGIVLVLLVISMRFKPFADTKGFQLENQPFLGEETAPVELVAFGDYRCPSCQSFNHSFLPLIQEELIATGKVKFYFVQHPFVGEDSTKAAEFAEVVYQELGNDVFWQFHHVVYDELQVDKNKPTLSFLTETLSGLVSEEETDKVVAAYKGGAGEKAVEADLAYANKQNVSATSALLVDGKRFEGNSLSELNNMVENSTSE, encoded by the coding sequence ATGGCTAAACCTAAAAAGAAGTTAAAACGAAGTGCCAGATGGTTTTTCTTAATTGTAGGTATTGTGCTTGTCCTTTTGGTTATTAGCATGCGATTTAAGCCATTTGCTGATACGAAAGGCTTTCAGTTAGAAAATCAACCTTTTCTAGGAGAAGAAACGGCTCCGGTAGAATTGGTGGCTTTTGGTGACTATCGGTGCCCTTCCTGTCAATCATTTAATCATTCTTTCCTTCCATTGATTCAAGAAGAACTAATTGCTACGGGGAAAGTTAAATTTTACTTCGTTCAGCACCCATTTGTAGGTGAGGATTCAACTAAAGCAGCTGAGTTTGCTGAAGTGGTTTATCAAGAACTTGGTAACGATGTTTTCTGGCAATTTCACCACGTTGTCTATGATGAGCTTCAGGTAGATAAAAACAAACCAACTTTGTCGTTTTTAACCGAAACTCTTAGTGGATTGGTGAGTGAGGAAGAAACAGATAAGGTTGTTGCTGCCTATAAAGGTGGAGCCGGTGAAAAAGCAGTAGAAGCTGATCTTGCTTATGCAAACAAGCAAAATGTTTCGGCAACCTCTGCCTTACTGGTTGATGGAAAACGATTCGAGGGAAACAGCCTATCAGAATTAAATAATATGGTTGAGAACTCTACGAGTGAATGA
- a CDS encoding toxic anion resistance protein codes for MTNETGLTTLDKNEEITEAKAEDVRLKLREEQEVQKLAGEIDVRDQMALLEFGKEPAVEISKFSDKILSMMRTTSVTDSGEMLKQLGKIMDRFDKKDFEEPKTGFLSKFFKKGNDMVEKIFGKYQTLGGEIEKVHVEISKYKDEMSRSTGTLDEMYQHNLNYYVELEKYVVAGQIKLEELQDKVPAIQQKVSAGDQMAQMELDTLNNAIQTLEERIYDLEMARMVAIQTAPQIRLLQRGNTKLIGKINSAFIITIPVFKNGVIQAVTAKRQKLVADSMNELDRRTNEMLKNNAQNISNQSVEIAKLSGRPSVKIETIEESWNTIVKGMEETRAIEDENKRLRDEGTKRILELQDNMKKIGNNSGRS; via the coding sequence ATGACGAATGAAACAGGTTTAACAACGCTTGATAAAAACGAAGAGATCACAGAAGCGAAGGCGGAAGATGTCCGTCTGAAGCTTCGTGAGGAGCAAGAAGTTCAGAAGCTCGCAGGTGAAATTGATGTAAGAGATCAAATGGCTTTACTTGAGTTCGGTAAAGAACCTGCTGTTGAGATTTCGAAGTTCTCCGATAAAATTTTATCAATGATGCGCACAACAAGCGTTACTGATTCTGGAGAAATGCTGAAGCAGCTCGGGAAAATTATGGATCGATTCGATAAAAAAGACTTTGAAGAGCCGAAAACAGGCTTTCTTTCAAAATTCTTCAAAAAAGGCAATGATATGGTTGAGAAGATTTTTGGCAAATATCAAACGCTTGGTGGAGAAATTGAGAAAGTACATGTTGAAATTTCGAAATATAAAGATGAAATGTCACGTTCAACAGGTACACTAGATGAAATGTACCAACATAATCTAAACTATTATGTAGAACTAGAGAAATACGTTGTTGCAGGTCAAATTAAACTTGAAGAGCTTCAAGACAAAGTTCCTGCTATTCAGCAGAAAGTTAGCGCTGGTGATCAGATGGCGCAAATGGAACTGGATACGTTAAATAATGCGATTCAAACGCTTGAGGAACGCATATATGATCTTGAAATGGCAAGAATGGTGGCCATTCAAACAGCTCCACAAATACGTCTTCTGCAACGAGGAAATACAAAGTTGATTGGGAAAATCAATTCAGCCTTCATTATTACCATTCCAGTTTTCAAAAATGGTGTCATTCAAGCTGTAACAGCTAAGCGCCAAAAGCTTGTTGCTGACTCTATGAATGAGTTGGATCGTCGTACAAATGAAATGTTGAAAAACAATGCGCAGAATATCTCAAATCAAAGTGTTGAGATTGCGAAATTGTCAGGTAGACCGAGTGTGAAGATTGAAACGATTGAGGAATCCTGGAACACAATCGTAAAAGGGATGGAAGAAACGCGTGCGATTGAGGACGAAAATAAACGTTTACGTGATGAAGGTACGAAGCGTATTTTAGAACTTCAAGATAATATGAAGAAGATCGGGAATAATTCAGGTCGATCCTAA
- a CDS encoding threonine/serine exporter family protein encodes MENQSSYAYDIIQVCLLAGKVMLQNGGETYRVEDTMTRIADAYGASHSNSYVTPTGIIFSIEGPEPSKTQLIRISDRTTDLDKVTKVNSISRRISSGDLSIQEAYNELYRLDKMTERYTFPKQFIAAAVASGCFLIMFEGQWNDFVPAVLAGGGGFYSVTLFNRLVPIKFFAEFLASFVIGLLAVLFVSIGLGEQLDKIIIGSVMPLVPGLLITNAVRDLMAGHLISGLSKGAEAFLTAFAIGAGIALVVSFL; translated from the coding sequence ATGGAAAATCAATCGAGTTATGCGTACGACATTATACAAGTGTGTCTATTGGCAGGAAAGGTCATGCTACAAAACGGTGGAGAGACGTATCGAGTAGAAGATACGATGACGCGAATAGCGGACGCTTACGGTGCTTCTCATTCGAATAGTTACGTAACACCAACGGGTATTATTTTTTCAATTGAAGGTCCTGAACCTTCCAAAACGCAGTTAATCCGCATATCAGATCGAACGACTGATCTCGATAAGGTGACAAAAGTAAATAGTATTTCCAGACGGATAAGTAGCGGCGATTTATCGATTCAAGAAGCATACAATGAGCTTTATCGTCTTGATAAGATGACCGAGCGCTATACCTTTCCGAAACAATTCATTGCTGCCGCGGTTGCCAGCGGTTGTTTCTTAATTATGTTCGAAGGTCAGTGGAATGATTTTGTGCCTGCCGTTCTTGCTGGCGGAGGTGGCTTTTATAGTGTAACCCTATTTAATCGTCTCGTACCTATAAAGTTTTTTGCTGAATTTCTTGCTTCATTCGTAATTGGTCTACTTGCTGTTCTATTTGTTTCGATCGGACTTGGTGAACAACTCGATAAAATTATTATTGGTTCGGTTATGCCACTTGTTCCGGGTTTGTTAATTACAAACGCTGTAAGGGATTTAATGGCTGGACATCTTATTTCCGGGTTATCAAAAGGCGCAGAAGCTTTTTTAACAGCTTTTGCAATCGGAGCCGGTATTGCGCTTGTCGTATCATTTTTGTAG
- a CDS encoding LLM class flavin-dependent oxidoreductase produces MINLSILDQAPIPSGSDSYTTLENTRNLAILAEDLGYKRYWFAEHHSTKGLASTAPEIMMAHIAASTNRIKVGSGGVLLPQYSPFKVAENFRQLEALHPGRIDLGVGRSPGGTAKTRLALTDGVNKNLNEFPRQLKELSHYLTDSMPSGHEYAGIKAAPQTNTPPSLWLLGMGENSAKKAAELGIGYVFGHFIKPDRGENTLKTYYELFTSTYYSSSPSAIIALFVVCGETDEHAEELAQSQDLWLLRVEKGLDSRIPSPEEARKYRYTASEKERIEINRKRMIIGSPSTVKKKIDDLGELYETEEFMVLTNLHDPKERKNSYERLAHLYL; encoded by the coding sequence TTGATAAACTTAAGTATTCTTGATCAAGCTCCCATTCCCTCAGGAAGTGACTCATATACAACCCTTGAAAATACACGAAACCTTGCGATTTTAGCAGAAGATCTAGGATATAAACGATACTGGTTTGCAGAACACCACAGCACAAAAGGGCTAGCTAGCACAGCTCCTGAGATTATGATGGCACATATCGCAGCCTCAACAAATCGCATTAAAGTAGGTTCGGGAGGTGTCTTACTCCCACAATACAGTCCTTTTAAAGTAGCCGAAAACTTTCGTCAGTTAGAAGCTCTGCACCCCGGTCGAATTGACCTTGGCGTAGGACGTTCTCCTGGAGGTACAGCAAAAACGAGACTTGCTTTAACAGATGGCGTAAATAAAAACTTAAATGAGTTTCCTCGTCAGTTAAAAGAGCTTTCTCACTACTTAACTGATTCCATGCCTAGCGGACATGAATATGCTGGTATCAAAGCAGCACCACAAACTAATACCCCGCCTTCTCTCTGGCTTCTGGGCATGGGAGAAAATAGTGCAAAAAAAGCAGCAGAGTTAGGCATTGGCTATGTTTTTGGCCACTTCATTAAACCCGATCGAGGAGAAAATACGTTAAAAACCTACTATGAATTGTTCACATCAACCTACTATAGTTCATCCCCATCAGCAATCATAGCGCTTTTTGTTGTTTGTGGAGAAACAGATGAACATGCTGAGGAACTTGCTCAAAGCCAGGACCTCTGGCTTTTACGTGTTGAAAAAGGCCTCGATAGTCGTATTCCCTCTCCTGAAGAAGCAAGGAAATATCGATATACAGCTTCCGAAAAGGAAAGGATAGAGATAAACCGAAAGCGAATGATTATTGGTTCTCCGTCTACAGTAAAAAAGAAAATCGATGACTTGGGCGAGCTTTATGAGACAGAAGAATTTATGGTACTGACAAACTTACACGACCCTAAAGAACGGAAAAATTCATATGAACGCCTTGCACACCTTTATTTATAA
- a CDS encoding CsbD family protein has protein sequence MSNNKGLSDKVKGAVSKTKGEVKDQVGNAKNDHRLQEEGKRDKSKGEYQDRKGNLKN, from the coding sequence ATGAGTAACAATAAAGGGTTAAGTGACAAAGTAAAAGGTGCTGTTTCCAAAACAAAAGGTGAAGTAAAAGATCAGGTTGGGAACGCAAAGAATGACCATCGCCTTCAAGAAGAAGGTAAGCGCGATAAGTCGAAAGGCGAATACCAGGATCGTAAAGGAAATTTAAAGAACTAA
- a CDS encoding tetratricopeptide repeat protein, which yields MIEQPQSVTVISNQRQVQLRVERLAIHHRMKILEAEKVDGSKFYLFFYKDDFITGKTAEMKSGSLVEKAFQNGIVLQASHPLIDHFLSNRTLLLKSTKQVFQSVQKHYTPQETAFIFSYFDSFLSNDTIIKLMRKHFYEYRRNGQLRLAFQILATMLHFDPTNKWALELARKLEYQTIRNIYEGDYSELVEADPLFAEIKAYDDLKLNHTSLETIFRKEKRMFELSALRLHLYLQSPCEEELDPQSLIHVTLSEPERARLLWLMYAEAPHHLQLRKNAFEALMYLNKTSEAIHLLSEKQRAILQSEYELLLKAFQDESISMAAIDFISLQNLLGHKENRPYLDGLLHALIPRMLHEFGLSYVYSWVKPFIEKNNDLSILSTVQTMVDIQDDPDKQFQLGKLYHKMKQYDEAITCFDWEMELHPTDPTPVQWLTKVYREMGKVEESNTYMSIYSQMQRTSQQ from the coding sequence ATGATCGAGCAACCTCAAAGTGTTACTGTCATCTCGAATCAACGACAAGTCCAATTACGTGTAGAACGCCTAGCGATTCATCACAGAATGAAAATTCTTGAAGCAGAGAAGGTAGACGGAAGCAAATTTTATCTTTTCTTCTATAAAGATGATTTTATTACAGGAAAAACAGCCGAAATGAAGAGTGGTTCTCTCGTTGAGAAAGCTTTCCAGAATGGCATCGTACTTCAAGCTTCACATCCGCTTATAGATCATTTTTTGTCTAATCGAACGCTTCTCCTCAAATCCACTAAGCAAGTCTTTCAATCTGTCCAAAAGCATTACACTCCTCAAGAGACAGCCTTTATTTTTTCTTACTTTGACTCATTTCTCTCGAACGATACGATTATCAAGTTAATGCGAAAGCACTTCTACGAGTACCGACGGAACGGGCAATTGCGCTTAGCGTTTCAAATTCTAGCTACAATGCTACATTTTGATCCAACAAATAAGTGGGCACTTGAGCTAGCGCGCAAGTTAGAATACCAAACAATAAGAAATATATATGAAGGAGATTACAGTGAGCTTGTAGAGGCAGATCCCCTGTTTGCTGAAATCAAGGCTTACGACGATTTGAAGCTAAATCACACCTCTCTTGAAACGATCTTTCGTAAAGAAAAACGTATGTTTGAATTATCCGCATTGCGACTCCACCTATATCTCCAGTCTCCTTGTGAGGAAGAATTGGACCCACAATCCCTTATCCATGTCACACTCTCTGAACCTGAGAGAGCTCGTCTGCTTTGGTTAATGTACGCTGAAGCGCCTCACCACTTACAACTCAGGAAAAATGCTTTTGAAGCGCTCATGTATTTGAATAAAACAAGCGAAGCGATTCATTTATTATCCGAAAAACAGAGAGCGATCTTACAAAGTGAATATGAACTTCTACTAAAAGCCTTTCAAGATGAAAGCATCTCCATGGCAGCTATTGATTTCATTTCTCTACAAAATTTACTTGGACATAAAGAAAATCGACCTTACCTAGATGGTTTGCTTCATGCGCTTATACCAAGAATGCTCCATGAATTTGGATTAAGCTACGTCTATAGTTGGGTGAAGCCTTTTATTGAGAAAAACAACGATCTCTCGATACTATCAACGGTGCAAACGATGGTAGATATTCAGGATGATCCCGATAAGCAATTTCAGTTAGGAAAACTTTATCATAAAATGAAGCAGTATGATGAAGCGATTACCTGCTTTGATTGGGAGATGGAGCTTCATCCAACAGACCCAACTCCAGTACAATGGTTAACGAAAGTTTACCGTGAGATGGGTAAGGTAGAAGAATCCAATACGTATATGTCAATCTATTCACAGATGCAAAGGACTTCACAGCAATAG
- a CDS encoding CoA-disulfide reductase: protein MKVAVVGCTHAGTAAVTNIARRYPEASITVYERNDNVSFLSCGIALYVGGVVKDPQGLFYSSPEKLEEMGVTMKMKHEVLQIDSKNNRIRIKNIKTNEVFEDDYDKLVMATGSWPIVPPIEGIQLHNILLSKNYTQANTIIEKAKDAKRVTVIGAGYIGVELVEAFRKYGKEVTLIDGEDRILSKYLDPEFTNVIEEDFRERGIKLALNETVTRFEGEETVSKVVTTKGEYETDLVILSVGFRPNTDLLKGQVDMMPNGAIIVDEYMRTSQHTIFAAGDSCAIRYNPTGENAYIPLATNAVRMGTLVGHNIMEPTIRYMGTQGTSGLHLFDYSMASTGLTEKAALRAGKNVKTITIEENNRPEFMPDYEVITLKVVYEEENRRILGAQVISKADVTQSINTLSVCIQNSMTIDELGYIDFFFQPHFNKPWNFLNQAGLQAAL, encoded by the coding sequence ATGAAGGTAGCAGTAGTTGGATGTACACATGCCGGAACAGCGGCAGTTACAAATATAGCAAGACGTTATCCAGAAGCTAGTATTACTGTTTATGAGCGTAATGATAATGTATCCTTCTTATCATGTGGAATTGCTCTATATGTAGGTGGAGTTGTAAAGGATCCGCAGGGGTTATTCTACTCATCTCCTGAAAAATTAGAAGAGATGGGCGTAACGATGAAAATGAAGCACGAAGTATTGCAAATTGATTCTAAAAATAATCGTATTCGTATTAAAAATATAAAAACAAACGAAGTGTTTGAAGATGATTACGATAAACTAGTGATGGCGACTGGTTCATGGCCAATCGTACCGCCAATTGAAGGAATTCAACTTCATAATATCCTTTTATCTAAAAATTACACCCAAGCCAATACAATTATTGAAAAAGCGAAAGATGCTAAGCGCGTCACCGTAATTGGTGCAGGCTATATTGGCGTTGAATTAGTAGAGGCTTTTCGGAAGTATGGAAAAGAAGTAACGCTTATCGATGGAGAAGACCGTATTTTAAGTAAATATCTTGATCCTGAATTCACAAATGTTATAGAAGAAGACTTTAGAGAGCGTGGGATAAAGCTTGCTCTTAATGAAACGGTAACTCGCTTCGAAGGTGAAGAGACCGTCTCTAAAGTGGTAACAACTAAAGGTGAATATGAAACAGATCTCGTTATCCTTTCAGTAGGTTTTCGTCCAAATACAGATCTTCTTAAAGGTCAAGTAGATATGATGCCAAACGGTGCCATTATTGTGGATGAATATATGAGAACGAGTCAACATACGATTTTTGCTGCGGGCGATAGCTGTGCGATTCGTTATAATCCAACTGGCGAAAATGCTTATATTCCTCTAGCTACAAATGCGGTTCGAATGGGAACGCTCGTTGGACATAACATTATGGAGCCGACAATCAGATATATGGGTACTCAAGGAACGTCAGGGTTGCATCTTTTTGATTATAGTATGGCTTCTACTGGATTAACCGAGAAGGCAGCTCTTCGTGCGGGAAAGAATGTGAAAACAATCACAATCGAAGAAAATAACCGTCCTGAATTTATGCCAGATTATGAAGTCATTACGTTAAAAGTTGTCTATGAAGAAGAGAACAGGAGAATTTTAGGTGCGCAGGTGATCTCTAAAGCTGATGTAACGCAATCGATTAATACACTATCTGTGTGCATTCAAAACAGCATGACAATTGATGAACTAGGATACATTGATTTCTTTTTCCAGCCACACTTTAATAAACCCTGGAATTTTCTTAATCAGGCCGGTCTCCAGGCGGCTTTATAA
- a CDS encoding alanine/glycine:cation symporter family protein yields MDILKTIVDAGNELIWSNILIVILIGVGLYFTIRSRFVQFRLFGEMFHVLSEKETMKGRKNSVSSLQAFFISTASRVGTGNLAGVASAVSIGGPGAVFWMWVIALLGAASGFVESTLAQIYKVRDGDDFRGGPAYYMQRALNARWLGIIFAVLITFSFGLVFNSVQSNTIALAFENSFDVNRWVLGAILTVATAIIIFGGVRRIAVVSQIIVPIMAGIYVIVAAFVLIVNFTEIPAMIALIFQHAFGFKEVTGGGVGAAMLLGIKRGLFSNEAGMGSAPNAAATADVSHPVKQGLIQALGVFVDTLLIATATAFMILMSDGYVDSKLDGVQLTQEAMNQHLGSGAGIFVAVAVLLFAFSSIIGNYYYGETNIEFIKSSKTALLIYRLAVLAMVMFGAKAGFGIVWGMADLSMGLMALLNLIVISIIGKVAFVALKDYRDQRKAGKDPQFYADTIKGLKSDIWTNKPVKDKSN; encoded by the coding sequence ATGGATATTCTAAAAACGATTGTTGATGCTGGTAATGAACTCATCTGGTCAAACATTTTAATTGTTATTCTCATTGGTGTCGGTCTTTATTTCACGATTCGTTCACGATTCGTTCAATTTCGCCTGTTTGGTGAAATGTTTCATGTACTCTCAGAAAAAGAAACGATGAAAGGAAGAAAGAACTCAGTCTCGAGTTTACAAGCTTTCTTTATTAGTACGGCATCTCGTGTCGGGACTGGAAACCTTGCAGGCGTAGCCTCTGCCGTTAGTATTGGTGGCCCCGGTGCTGTTTTCTGGATGTGGGTCATTGCTCTACTCGGAGCAGCTAGTGGATTTGTCGAAAGTACGCTTGCTCAAATATATAAAGTTCGTGATGGAGATGACTTCCGAGGCGGACCTGCTTACTATATGCAACGCGCATTAAATGCTCGTTGGTTAGGGATCATTTTCGCTGTTTTAATTACGTTCAGTTTTGGACTTGTATTTAACTCTGTTCAATCAAATACGATTGCACTTGCCTTTGAAAATTCTTTTGATGTAAACCGATGGGTATTGGGTGCAATCTTGACTGTGGCAACTGCCATCATTATTTTCGGTGGCGTTCGTAGAATTGCAGTCGTTTCACAGATCATTGTTCCAATAATGGCCGGCATTTACGTCATTGTTGCAGCTTTTGTTCTAATCGTAAACTTTACTGAAATCCCTGCAATGATTGCTCTTATTTTCCAACACGCTTTTGGATTTAAAGAAGTAACTGGAGGAGGAGTTGGAGCTGCAATGCTACTAGGTATTAAACGCGGTCTCTTCTCTAACGAAGCAGGTATGGGTAGTGCTCCAAACGCAGCAGCTACTGCGGACGTGTCTCACCCGGTAAAACAGGGTCTTATTCAGGCGCTTGGTGTGTTTGTTGATACGCTACTAATTGCAACAGCTACAGCCTTTATGATTTTAATGTCAGACGGTTATGTTGACTCAAAACTAGATGGCGTCCAACTGACACAAGAAGCAATGAACCAGCATTTAGGTAGTGGTGCAGGAATCTTCGTTGCCGTCGCCGTTCTTCTATTCGCCTTTAGTTCCATTATTGGTAACTATTATTATGGTGAGACGAATATCGAATTTATTAAATCTAGTAAAACCGCCCTTCTTATTTACCGACTCGCCGTACTTGCTATGGTCATGTTTGGTGCTAAAGCTGGATTTGGTATCGTGTGGGGCATGGCTGATCTCTCCATGGGACTAATGGCGCTTCTTAACTTAATTGTTATCTCAATTATAGGTAAAGTTGCCTTTGTTGCTCTTAAAGATTATCGAGATCAGCGTAAAGCTGGGAAAGATCCTCAGTTCTATGCGGATACGATTAAAGGATTAAAATCAGATATATGGACGAATAAGCCAGTGAAAGACAAATCCAACTAA